The following nucleotide sequence is from Tardiphaga alba.
AAAACTAGACGAAAGGTCGCCCGATTGCGTTGCCGTCGCGTGGAATTTGGTTGGTTAACGCCATCGCGCAGGCATCACGACGGACTCCGCACAACGTGATCGGTTGCGAGCATTGTTGTCCGCGGTGCGAACCGTTTCGCCACAGTCGCGCGTATCTTGGTGCGTGACGACGACTCGTCGGCACACGCCATCCGGCGCGTGCATCCGTCTCCAGCCTCGCGAGCCCTCATGGCGTTCAAGTTTCGCAAAATGTCGATCAAATCCCGCAAGCGTACGCTTGGAATCGCCGGGTTCGCGCTGGTCGTCGAAATGATCGTCAGCCATCCGCGGTTCGACGTGACGCATGTCGCCACCGCGGCACGTGTGGCGGGCCCGGCGCTGATGGCGTCGCTGGCAACCCTGACCCGCACCGTCCACCAGCCCGATGACACCGTTGTCGGCGTGCCCGTGGTGACGCCGGTGAGCGATCACACGACGATGTCCTGCGCCAAGCCGCGACGCATCGAGAGCTGATTGGAACCGACTTTATGCGAGGGTACGATCCAGATGCCGACGGCTTGCTACCCAGAGGTGGTGATGGCGGCCGTCTCGCGCATGGATGTGAATGGCCATCCGGCGGGAGGGAGGCTATGATTCCGGCATGTCACGCCTGATTTGCCTGTCACTCGTCGTCGCCATGTCTTTGTTCTCTGCCGATGCCATGGCGGCGTCGGGCAAGAAGCAGAAGCCGAAGAAAGGCTGGCAGGGCTATGGCTTCCTGCCGGGATATCGGCAGCCGCTGAACAATGCCGTGCCGCTCTTCATGCAGAAGCGTGCGGACCTGCGCATGGCCAAGCGCGATCGCCGCCATTGGTACATCGACAAGACGCCGCAATATTACAACTGGTGGAGCGACGAATGGCGCTATCCCGGTCATCCCGGCTTCTATCGCGGCCAGTATAACGGCGGCAGTTTCGGACCCTGCTACACGCGCACGCCCATCGGGCCGATCTGGACCTGCGGATAGTAACCGATGACGAAAGTAGTTCTAAGCGCAGCTATCGCTGCCGTCATGGCCGTCTCGACGACGCTGCCCGCTTTCGCGGATGCCAGGCATGGCCATCACGGACATCACGACAGCACCGTAGCCTTCGGCGCCGGTGAGCCCGGCGATCCCAAGCGTCCGTCGCGAACGGTGAATGTGGCAATGAACGAAGTCGATGGGCGGATGCTGTTCGTGCCGAGCAAGGTCGAGGTGCGGAAGGGCGAGCAGGTGAAATTCGTGCTGCGCAATGTCGGCGCCATCGAGCATGAATTCGTGCTGGCGACGACCAAGGAAAACCTGGCGCATGCGGAAGAAATGAAGTCCGGCGCCATGCAGCACAACGATCCGAACGCAAAAATGCTCGATCCGAAAAAGACCGGCGAGATCGTCTGGAAGTTCAGCAAGGCCGGCGAGTTCGAATATGCCTGCCTCATCCCCGGCCATCGCGAAGCCGGCATGGTCGGAACCGTCGTCGTGAAGTGACGGGGATCGCGATGTCAGCGAGACAGGTCAGCCAGGATCAGGGCTGGCTGCTGTGCCAGCGCGATGTCCTTGGTCATGATGATGGTGGAGGCCAGCAGCCCTTCAGGTTTGGGCTGCGCCGCCATGACGCCGATCCACATGGTGGCGGCGGCGGCGAAAGCGACAAAGGCGACGATGCTGGAATGGTCGGGGCGCTGCATTGGAGCCTCCTGCGATCGCTCTCAAGCTTACCGGGGCGCGTTCGTTCCATGACGGAATGAAAATATTTGCAGCCGTTCTCGAAGGTCAGATCAGCCGCGTGGCGATCAGGACGGATATCGTGAGCAACACCAGCACGATAACCACCACGAAAGGCAGCATGGCGCGATAGGCCTCGCGTTCGTGGCCGGGCGTTCCCGCCATGTTGCAAACGATCGACATCCGCACCGGCGAGACCATGTTGAGCGATAGCGCGGCTGCATGCTGCAGCGCGACGACCGCGGCCACGTCGAGGCCGGCTTCGGTGGCGAGGCTGAGCTGCGACGGCATGAACAGGCCATTGGCCGCATTGCCGCTATTGGCGAGGGCGCCGAACACCGCCGAGATCATCGGCGTCACGGTGACCGACCAGACGCCGAACGTGTCGTACATGCCGCGGGCGAGGCCGCTGGCGATGCCCGAGCGCGACAGCAGTTCCGCCATCATCGAGAATACGACCACGGTGAGAACCGCGAGCTTGCCGGTCTTCCAGGCGGCGGCCATCTCGCCGGGAAAGCTGCGTTGGTGACCGCGTAGCAGCGCCGTCAGCACGGCTGCGATCACGAGCCATGTGCCGGCATGGAAGAGGGGCGCCCATGTCGGCGCACCCGCGAACGGGCTGATGCTCCAGGACGATTGCAGGATCTGGTTGAGGGGCGGAACGAGGCGCGTCATGGCCAGCCAGCCGATCAGCAATGTAAAGGGCAACATGCGCCAAGCGGCGGCGGCGAGGGCCGTACGGTCGGGCCGCTCGTCGATCAGGTAGCGCAGCACGATCGCGGGGCCGAGCGCCGCCAGCATGGCCGGCTCCGGTCCGAGAAAGGCGGTGGCGACGATGGCGAGGCCGAGGCTGCCGATCACCCAGACGGCTTCGCTAATGCGCTCGCGCCAGTCCGCGCCGATTCCGGCCCGCTCCGCCATGTGCCAATAGATCGGCAGCCACAGGATATTGAAGGTGAGATAGATCAGGCTGGCGCGTAGCGCGAGCGATGTCGGATCGGTTCGTGCAAAGGCGGCGCCGACCACCGCGCCGCTACCCATGGCGCCCCACAGGATCATGGTCTGGCTGATGAGCGAGAACGCAAGCAGCTCGATCGGCTTCAGGCCAAGGCGGCGGATCAGCACCATCGTGCCCATGATGCCGATGCCAAAACCCGTGGCGGATTCCGCGAACGGCCCGATCAGATAGCAGGCGGTGAATAGCAGGCGACGCCGCGCCCGCGCATCGGGCAGCAGCGTTTCCACGGGCATCGCCGCGCCGCCGGTGCGGATCGCCATCTGCCAGAACAGGAGGCCGCCCAGAATATAGGGAACGACGATCCAGCCGATCCACGCGCCGCGCAACAAGGCCGTGCCGGCGTCACCGATGGAGAACAGCTGGGGCGCGGTGGCCAATGCGACGACCAGCGCGGTGGCGAGGCCGATCAGCGAGGCGGGGAGTGTGCCGGCCAGCCCGCTCGCGATGGCGCCGATGACGGCCAGCGCGGGCAATGCCCAAACAAGGTATAGCAACCTGCAGCCCCCCGGATCTTTGTTAGGTGGCTGGATGCGCGGGAAAGGCGAGTGCTGTCAACCACTCCGCGAACATGGCACGGCCGGCTTGCGCGAGGGGCTCGCCGTGGCGGCGGGCATCGGCGCGAATGTCGCGTGGATCGATGCCGGCCGCGGCGAGTTCGCAGGCATGGCCGATCAGCCAGGATTCGAGACCTTGTGTCGTGTCCGCTTCCGGATGGAATTGCAGTCCGAGCACGTTGGGACCGATGGCGAAAGCCTGATGGCTGACGCTTGTCGTCGCGAGTAGTGCCGCGCCGACCGGAAGCTCGAAGGCATCGCCGTGCCAGTGCAGGACCGCGACATCGGCGAGATGGCGCAAGGGACTGTCGCTGCCGGCCTCGGTGAGGAGGATCGGCGCAAAGCCGATTTCCTTCATGCCGGTGGGGGCCACTTTGGCGTCGAGCGCCGCTGCGATCAGTTGCGCGCCGAGACAGATGCCGAGGATCGGCAACCCGGCGCGCAGCCGCGTCTCGATCAGCGCGCGTTCGGTGATCAGGAATGGATAGGTATCGGTCTCATAGACGCCGATGGGGCCACCGAGCACGATCAGCAAGTCCGGATCCAGCGCATTCAGGCGATCGAGATCGCCATGGGTGACATCGGCATAGGTCAGCGTGTAGCCCGCGTGCGCGAGCTCCGCTTCGAATGTGCCGAGCGTTTCGAATGCGACATGCCGGATCGCGACGGTGGTGCGTTGACCTTTGATGGCAGTCATCAGTGAATCTCGTTCGGTATCAGGCTTTGGGAAAATCAGGCCAGTAATGGCCATCCGGCGTCGGCCGCTTGCCGAAGATCGCCTGGCCGACGCGGACCACATCGGCGCCTTCTTCAATGGCCGCTTCGAAATCGCCGGTCATGCCCATCGACAGTTCCACCAGCGCCGGATTGCGCTTGGCCACCTGATCGCGCAGGCGGCGCAGCAGCGCGAAGCAGGGGCGCACGCGGGTCATGTCGTCGCTGAACAGCGCCAGTGTCATTAGACCGCGCGGCCGCAGGCGGGGAAACTGATCGAGGCAATCGACGAAGGACGGCAAGGCGTCGGGATGCAGGCCGAATTTGCTCTCCTCGCCGGAGGTGTTCACCTGAACATAGACATCGAGCGTACGGTCCTCGCGTTCAAGCCTTGAATTCAAGAGTTCGGCGAGGCGCATGCTGTCGAGGGCATGGAATTCCCGCGCGAACCGGGTCAGGTATTTCACCTTGTTGGTCTGCAAGTGCCCGACGATGCTCCAGGCGATCGGCAGATCATGCAGGATCTCCCTCTTGCCGATGGCTTCCTGAATCTTGTTCTCGCCGAAATCATGGATGCCCGCATGATAAGCGAGCCGGAGAACATGGGCGGGGACGGTCTTGGTGATCGGCAGCAGCCGCACCGACGCACGTTCGCGTCCTGCGCGGGCGCAGGCATGGGCGATGCGGCTTTCGACGGCCGCCAGATTGGTGCGGAAGACGGATTCCGGATCGGGCCCGAAGCGGACGATGTCGTCCGCCGTGAGGCCTTGTGCGCCGGTCGTCATGTCCATGCGGTCACCTGCATCCGTCGATCGTGCACACGCCCGATGTCTCCGCGCTGATCCCGGCCGGAGCCACCGGCTGCTCGCAGATCAGCGCCATCAGCTCGGCGCCGAGCTGCAGATCGGCGATATGGCCGAACACATGCCGGCGCAGTTGGCCTTCGCGGTCGAACAGCAGTGTGGTCGGCGTGCCCTGAAAACCATAGTCGCGCATGGTGTGCGGCAGGCCGGGGCCATCCGGCGCATCCACGCCGACCGGGAAGCGGATCTTGTATTCGTGCAGGAACGCGCGCAGCGCAGCCGGTCCCATCGCATCGTGATGCTCGAATACGCTGTGCAGGCCGATCACGGCGACGTCGGAGGATTTAAAGGTGGCGGCCACGCGCTGCGCCTGCGGCAGGCCTTCGGCGACGCAGCCGGGGCATAGCATCTGAAACGCAGTCAGCATCACGATCTTGCCGCGCAGGTCCGCGAGAGAAAGCGGCGAGGGGGTGTTGAACCATTCCGTGGTCCGCCATTCCGGAGCCCGGTCGATTGTCGTCATGGCATCTGTCCTCCACCATCACGGGCCGACGCGATCCGTCGATCCCCGGATGGGACGATGCGGTTTACAGTTTTGGCTGGACCATTAGAATAACCAGTTGGTGGCAATCGAGGTGGTCCAGTTGGCGGGTGTGAAAACCGGTATCAGAGCGCCCGGTCTCGGTGCGCGGCAGATCTACGAGACGCTGCGTGACCAGATCGCAGACGGCGTGTTCGGCGTCGATGGACCGCTGCCGTCGTCGCGCAGTCTCGCGCTCGAACTGGGCGTGTCGCGGACCACGGTCACCGTCGCTTATGACCAGTTGCTGGCCGAGGGGTTCATCGAGGTCAGGCAGGGCGCCCGCCCCCATGTGGCGCGGGGCTCGCTGCGGCGTCCCGCATCCGAGCGCGCGCCACGGCCGCGCAGGACGGCGCTGCTCTCCGATTACGGCAAACGGCTGCGCGGCGTCCCGCCCGTCATGGTCGCCGATCCCCGTCCGCTGATCGCGGATTTCCGCTACGGCGATCTGGCGCCATCGGATTTTCCCGCGGCCGCCTGGCGCCGCGCGATCAATGCGGCGATGGCGCAGCGTGCGGACCGGCTCGGCTATGACGATCCGCGCGGTGCGACGCGGCTGCGCACGGCCTTGCAAGGCTATCTGTGGCGTGCCCGCGGACTGCGCTGCGACCTCGACCAGATCGTTATCGTCAACGGCTCGCAACAGGGGCTCGACCTGTGCGCGCGGCTGTTGCTCGATCCCGCGGACCGGTTCGTCGTCGAGGAGCCCGGCTATGCCATGGCGCGCCATATCTTTGCGAGTACGGGCGCTTCGCCGGTGCCGATCAAGGTCGATGATGACGGGCTGATGGTGGATGCGCTGGCGGACGTCGCGGCGCGCCTCGTTTATGTCACGCCGTCGCATCAGTTTCCGCTCGGCAGCGTGATGGCCGTGGCGCGGCGGCGCCAGTTGCTGGCATGGGCCGGCAGGACGCGCGCCTACATCGTCGAGGACGACTACGACAGCGAATTCCGCTACGACATCGCGCCGGTGCCGCCGCTGCATACGCTCGATGCCCATGGCAATGTGATCTATCTCGGCACGGTGTCAAAGACGCTGTCGCCGACATTGCGCATCGGCTATCTCGTCGTTCCGCATGAATTGCAGGCGTCGTTTGCGATGGCCAAGCAATTGTCGGATCGGCATTCCGCGGTGCTGGAGCAGGCGGCGCTGGCGTCGGTGATCGAGAGCGGGCTCTATGAAAGCCATATCCGCAAGATGCGCCGCCTGCATCGCGAGCGGCGCGAGACCTTGCTCGCGGCGTTGCGCCTCAAATTCGGCGATCGCGTCGTCATTGCGGGCGCCGATGCCGGCCTGCATGTGGTCGTGCGCTTTACCGACCTGCCGCGCAGAATGACCTCCGACCTGATCGATGCGGCCCGGCATGCCGGCATCGGCATTCACGCGGTGTCGGAGCTCTATGCGACATCGGCACGGCCCGATCGTGTGACGCTGATCATGGGCTATGCCGCGCTCGATAGAGTTCGGATCGAACGCGGCATCCATATCCTCGCGGACGTCGTGCAGCGCCTGCTGGCGCAGCGCTGACGCAGCCGCGGGATCGTCAGGGCGTGCGCTGCTGCCCCGCGGAGGCCAGCAGCCGGAAGATCTCGCAAGCGGCGACCATCCCCGCGAGCCACAGCGCGCTGAGCGCACCGATGCGGGCGACGATGTCCATCGCAAAACCTTCGGTTCCGCCGAGCGCCGGGGTGAACGCGAAGAGCGTGATTTCATAGACTGTGTAAGCCACGGCAAGCGCGATGGCCAATGCGACGGGCGTCGTCAACCGCGCGGAAGCATTCAGCACGTTTTTGGCGGCGGCGGTTGCTGCGAGGGACGCGAGGCCCAGGACGATGCCCCACGACAGCGAATTGGCATTGATCGGGTAATGCAATGCGCTGTAGCCGATGATCTGGTTCACCAGCCAGGCGCCGGTGACGACCAGAAATGCAGAACGCAGCGGCAGGATCGCGGCGGCGATCACCGCGAATGCCGAAAACGGCGTTGCACAAGCAAAGGCAAAGCTGGCAAGCGCCGACGCCGCGGTGAGCAAGCCAAAGGTGAATAGTGGTGCATATTGCGGGGCAGTCGGCGTCAGTCTCGGCTGCTGCGTCATGGTCAATTCTCCTTTGCTAGGGCTGTTCTGAGTCCCGGTGCAGTTGCTCCATGGGATCGACGGAATCGTCGGTCCCGCGGTGATCGAAGGCGTCCAGCCATTCCTGTAACGCTGGTGCTGTCTCACCGGCAGCCAGGAGCTGCCTGAGCGCAATACGCAAGGTTGCGCGACCGTGACGGCCGCCAAGGTCGGCTTCCGACGATGCCGGCGCATTGGCTGCAATCTTGCCAAGCACCTTGTGCTTCAAAGCGACCAGGTCAGGCACGCCGAATTGCGTGAGGAGAGCTTGAAACGCGTCATGACTGGTTGGCTCGAAGGCATGCGGTCGGCCGAGTTGATCGCGTTGCGGATGAGCGGGGTAGAAATGCGCGCAGGGCACCCAGCCGCCCGGCAGTGGTTCGGTGGCGGCGTGTGTGCGCCCGGCTGCGAGCAGCTTCGGGAGGATATGCGTATGCGGTCCGTCCGGGCTGCGTCCGGTGGGCGGCGGAATCGACTGGAACACTTCGAGCCGCCCCAGTCGGGTGAGAAACACCCGATGAGGATTGGCGGCCATCAGGATGGGAAGGGCAGCGCTGTCCGGCACAAACACCGCTGTGCCGACAGCACGCCGGAGCGCTGCCACGGTATCGGCGCCCGTGATGCGTACGCAGACATCCACCTGCAGACAGCCGAGCCCGAGATCGAACAGCACGCCGTCGCGATCGGTCTTGCGCAAGGCATCGCCATCGGGGCCTATTTCGGTGAGGACGCGGCGCTCGTTCATCGCGCAACGGTCCTGCGGCAGGCAGAGCGCGACGCGCTGGCTCCAGCTGTCCCGCGTGAGCGATTCCGATGCGATCAGTCTCTGATCATCGTGCGCGATCAACCGCACCCCGCCGCGTGGCGTCACGATGCTCGCGGTTGTGTCGTCGATGGCCGAAATTGCCGGCTCATCCGTGTCGCGCGTGAATTCGCCGATCGCGCCGAAGCTCCCCATGCTCCAGCCTGTCTCGCCATCGGCGAGATGCGCAGCGAGCAGGCGGGCCGGCATATCCTCCGCCACGACCGCATGTCCCGCTGCGCCGCTCATGTTATTGCACGCCGTAGCTGGCGAGGCGGACGCCGCCGAACACGCCGAGACCGGGGGCAAGGAAGCCCGTCGGGTTCTGGTAGCGGACGTCGAACAGGTTATCGACGCGGGCGAACAGCTTGACCTGATCGTTCAACGCATAGTCCCCGCGCAGATTGACCAGCGTGAAGCCGGGCGCATCCAGATTGACGAAGGTGCTGCGGTCGATGTCCCGCCAGGTGCCGAGATGCAGCACCGTCGCCGACAACGTCAATGCGTCGATCGGCAGCCAGGTCGCCGTGGCACTCCACTTCTCCTTCGGCCGCCGCAGCAATGTCGCACCAGTGAGCGCGTTCACCGCTCGCGTATAGGTGTAATCGGCGCGAATGCCGAAGCGCTCGGTGATACGCGCTGTCACAAAACTCTCGGTGCCTTCGGTCGTCGCGAGATCGACATTCACATAGGAAGTGAAGCTGGTGTTGGAATTGATCAGGTTGGTGATGTCATTGCGGAAATAGGTCGCGCCGAAGCGGACCTGATCGTTGAAGAAGGGCTGTTCGAAGCCGACATCATAACCGGTGCTTTCTTCGGGCTTGAGATTGGGATTGCCCGTCGAGAAAAGCGTCTTCTCTAACAGCTGGCTCAAGCTCGGCGCCTTGAAGCCGGTGCCATAGCTCGCTTTCAGCTTGGTCTCGGTCACCGGCACGATCACGGCGGGGGCCACGCGCCAGGTGGTGTGATTGCCGAACTGGTCATGAGAGTCTTCGCGCACATTGGCGACCACGAAGATGCGATCGGCGAGCTGCGATTGCAGTTCGACGAAGCCGGCCTTGTTGCCGGTCTGTGCAACAAATTCCGCGCTGCTCAGCCGGTCCGTCTGCTGTTCCGCGCCGACGACGATGTTGTTGCCGCGTGTGATCTCCGCCACCGTGTGCCAGTCGAATTTCAGCCGGTCGCCGGTGCTGCTGCTCGGCGTTGCCGATGTGGGCGAACGGTCAAACCGGTTGTTGTTCGAATAGTTGACGCCGAAATAGCTGCGGATGCGACCATCCAGCGCCGTCCACACGGCTTCCTCGCGGGTGGCGAATTGCTGCACGGCGTGCGAGCTCTGGGTGGGATTGGGTGCGCTCGGGAAGTTGAAGTCGTCGCCGGTGAAATAGAGCAGCGCATCGGTGTAGCGCAGCACCGAATTGATGGTCAGGTTCTCGTTCAGATCGACGCCGACTTTGCTGGAAATGGTCTTGTTGTCGTAATTGTTGCCGATCGCCCGCTGACCAGGTGGCAGCGACTGCTGCGGCGTGACGGGGACATCGCCGGCATGAAGATGAGCGACACTGAAGGCGTAGTTCACATTGTCCTTCGAGCCGCTGAGACCGATATTCTGGTTGAAGGTGTTGAACGAGCCGGCCTCGAATGTGCCGGAGACGCGGGCCGGGCCTTCGCCCTTGCGGGTGATGACGGAGATCACGCCGCCGATCGCATCGGAGCCATAGAGGCCACTTTGCGGGCCGCGCAGCACTTCGATTTGCTGAACATTCGCTGTCAGCAGGTTCGCATAGTCGAACGCGCCGTTCGGCGTCGAGGGATCGCCGACATCGATGCCGTCGATCAGCACCTTGGTGTGGTTGGAATTGGTGCCGCGCATGAACACCGAGGTCTGGCCGCCGGGGCCGCCGGTCTGCACCACATTGAGGCCCGGAATGGTGGCGAGCACATCGGGCACCGCGCGATATTGCTGGGTCTCGATGTCCTTCTGCGTGACGACGCTGACCGAGCTTGCGACGCGATCGACGGAGGTCGCGATGCCGGTCGGGCTGATCACCACGGGCGGGAAGGGGTTTGGTGCGGCCGTGACGGTCTCCGCAGGGGGCGCAGGCCGGCGGGCGGCGCGCCGGGTGCGGGTCTGCGCCGGCTGCGCCGTTGCGGCATTCGGCCGGGGCGTGACGATCTCGACGGGAGGCAGAAGGTTCGGCGAGGCGATTTGCTGGGCCTGCGCGGCGCCAGCACCGAGCGACAGCGCAAGGATGCAGGAGCTGAGCAGGAAGCGCCCGTGAGTGGGCGATGGACGGAAGGCGGACGACATGAGTGAAACCTCGGTGGTGACGTCAGTGGCACGTCACAGCGAACGAGGTTCACGTGAGACTCTGGGAGTCTCCGATGAACATATGTCTGTACTCCCCGACCGACATCTTCGCGTGTGACCACGATTGACGGCAGGTCTCCTGGCTCGCGGGTCGTCGCCTCCGCATCGCCTTCCCGGGACCGAGTTTCCCAGTGGCATCTGATGAGAGGCTTTCCGCTTACAGTTGCGGGGGCAGCTATGGCATTGAGGCCCGTCGCAACGCGCCTCGCACCACATTCCCTTTTAATCCCTTGCGGGGGACCGTCGGCTGCACGTTAAGGATGATGGTAGCGGGGTGTCAAGAGAAGCAGAGCGATGCCGGACGGCATCCCTGTTGATCGTGTTTGCCTCGCAACACGCGCTGTCCGCTTTCGCCACATTATGTGAAGCCGACGAACCGCGTCGCTTCCGCCACCGATTTGCGCTCGGACACCACGGCATTGGCAGGGAATGTGTCATCGGGCCAGCCGAGCGCGATGCTCTTCATGATGATCTGGTCGTCGGCGATCCCCGCATGCTCGCGCACCACCGGCGACTGCATGATGCCCTGGCTGTTGATGACGGCGCCGAGCCCGCGCGACCAGGCGGCATTGACGAGGGCGGTGGCCACGGCGCCGCAATCGAACGGCGTATCGTCGCTGCCGTCCAGCACGCGGTCATAAGTCACGATGATGCAAACCGGCGCATCGAACTGGCGGAAGCCGCGCAGCACCCAGTCCTGCCGCATCTCCTTGTCGTCGCGCGCGATCCCCATCGCTGCGAACAGCTGCTTGGCAACACCGACCTGACGGTCGCGATGCGCGCCTGCAAATGGCTGCCCGGTGCGGAATTCGCGCGACTGCGGAATGCCGGCGACCATGCGCTCGGTATTGCCGGCGCGGATCTTGTTCAGGGGCTCGCCGGTGATGACGTAGAAATTCCATGGCTGCGTATTCATCGACGACGGCGCGCGCATCGCCAGATTGATGATTTCCTCGATCAGCTTCTGCGGCACCGGATCAGGCTTGTAACCGCGGATGCTCCGGCGGCCGAGAATGACGTCATCGAACTGCATGGGCGTGAAAGCTCCCCGAAAGGCGTTTTTGATTGGCGGGGATATTCGTGGCTTTCGCGGGCGCGTGCAAGATTGACATCGCAGCGCGGGTGCCATTCCGCGACGTGGACATTCGCTGTGGGGCGAATTTCGCTTCGCTCATGCGCCGCGCGTATTAGGATGCGGTCACGGCTGCGCCGCGCGCGTCGATCGCAATGACAAGATCAACAAGAAAGTCGGAAGTGCTGATGTCAGAGAAATTCAACCAGCTTCGTGCCCGCCTGCGGCTGCCCGTGATGGTGGCGCCGATGCTCCGCATCTCCGTGCCGGCGCTGGTGGCGGCGAGCTGCAGCAGCGGCGTGATCGGTTCGTTTCCCACCGTCAACGCGCGCACACCGGATCAACTCGATCGCTGGCTCCACGAGATCAAGGACGGCATCGCCGCGGCCGGCCGCTACGACGCGCCATACTGCGCCAACATCCTCGCACGCTCGGACCCGGACAAGCTGCAGGAGGATCTGAAAATCCTGACCATGCACAAGGTCGAGATCGTGCTGGTCAGCACCGGCGCGCCGGAAAAATATGTACGGCCGCTGCAGGAGATCGGCTGTTTCGTGATCGCCGATGTCGCATCGGTGCGCCATGCGGAGAAGGCGCTGAAGCAGGGCGTGGATGGCCTGGCCTTGCTGACGGCAGGTGCGGGCGGGCAGACCGGCTGGGCCAACGGGCTGGCCTTCGTCCGCGCCATTCGTGCGTTCTATGACGGGCCGCTGTTCCTGGCGGGCGGCGTCTCCGACGGGCAGGCGCTGTGGGCCGCGCAAACTCTTGGCTGCGATCTCGGCCTGATGGGCACGCGCTTTATCGGCGCAGAAGAGTGCGCGTCATCCGACGGCTACAAGGCGATGCTGGTCAATAGCGGCATCGACGATGTGGCGCTGACGCGTGGCATCAGCGGTATCGACGCCAATTTCCTGCGGCCCTCCATCATCGCCTGCGGTCTCGATCCGCAGGAGCTTGCCGCGCCGGTCTCGCCCGAACGGGCGCGCGAAATGTTCAGCAGCTATGCCGGCGACATGCGTGGCCCCAAGCGCTGGGTCGACCTGTGGAGCGCCGGGCACACCGTCTCGGGCGTCACTGCCGTGCAAAGCGTGGCGGAGGTGGTGGAGCAACTCGCCGGCGAATATGCCGACGCCCAGCGCGCCACCCGCACGCTGCTGGCGCAGAGCGAAGCCGCGACCGCATGAGGTGACGGCGGCGTTGGGGCGGGCGTCGTAGCTTGACGCCCACGTCAGGATTTGCGGCAATCGCCGCAAGGCCAATCAGGCCATCGCCAACGGGAGGACCAGATGCCGGACACCATGAGCCTCGAGCGCGCCACCGAATTCGGAGCAGCCTGGAACAGCGGCGATCCCGACCTGATCGCCAGCTTCTTCGCCGAGGACGGCGTCTATCACGCCTCCGTCGGCCCCGATCATCTCGGCCGCACGTTTCGCGGCAAGGACGAGATCCGCACAGGCGCCGCCGTCTTTTTCGCGCGTTTTCCGAACGGGAAGTTCGAAAACCTGAAAGTGGAAGTCGCTGGCGACATGGGGTCGTTCGAATGGGATTTCGTGACGACGGACGCTGATGGCAAGGAGGTCCGCACCGCCGGCTGCGACCTGCTGCGCTTCCGCG
It contains:
- a CDS encoding TlpA disulfide reductase family protein, producing the protein MTTIDRAPEWRTTEWFNTPSPLSLADLRGKIVMLTAFQMLCPGCVAEGLPQAQRVAATFKSSDVAVIGLHSVFEHHDAMGPAALRAFLHEYKIRFPVGVDAPDGPGLPHTMRDYGFQGTPTTLLFDREGQLRRHVFGHIADLQLGAELMALICEQPVAPAGISAETSGVCTIDGCR
- a CDS encoding L-lactate permease; translation: MLYLVWALPALAVIGAIASGLAGTLPASLIGLATALVVALATAPQLFSIGDAGTALLRGAWIGWIVVPYILGGLLFWQMAIRTGGAAMPVETLLPDARARRRLLFTACYLIGPFAESATGFGIGIMGTMVLIRRLGLKPIELLAFSLISQTMILWGAMGSGAVVGAAFARTDPTSLALRASLIYLTFNILWLPIYWHMAERAGIGADWRERISEAVWVIGSLGLAIVATAFLGPEPAMLAALGPAIVLRYLIDERPDRTALAAAAWRMLPFTLLIGWLAMTRLVPPLNQILQSSWSISPFAGAPTWAPLFHAGTWLVIAAVLTALLRGHQRSFPGEMAAAWKTGKLAVLTVVVFSMMAELLSRSGIASGLARGMYDTFGVWSVTVTPMISAVFGALANSGNAANGLFMPSQLSLATEAGLDVAAVVALQHAAALSLNMVSPVRMSIVCNMAGTPGHEREAYRAMLPFVVVIVLVLLTISVLIATRLI
- a CDS encoding cupredoxin domain-containing protein; amino-acid sequence: MTKVVLSAAIAAVMAVSTTLPAFADARHGHHGHHDSTVAFGAGEPGDPKRPSRTVNVAMNEVDGRMLFVPSKVEVRKGEQVKFVLRNVGAIEHEFVLATTKENLAHAEEMKSGAMQHNDPNAKMLDPKKTGEIVWKFSKAGEFEYACLIPGHREAGMVGTVVVK
- a CDS encoding glutamine amidotransferase — encoded protein: MTAIKGQRTTVAIRHVAFETLGTFEAELAHAGYTLTYADVTHGDLDRLNALDPDLLIVLGGPIGVYETDTYPFLITERALIETRLRAGLPILGICLGAQLIAAALDAKVAPTGMKEIGFAPILLTEAGSDSPLRHLADVAVLHWHGDAFELPVGAALLATTSVSHQAFAIGPNVLGLQFHPEADTTQGLESWLIGHACELAAAGIDPRDIRADARRHGEPLAQAGRAMFAEWLTALAFPAHPAT
- a CDS encoding DUF6925 family protein; this encodes MSGAAGHAVVAEDMPARLLAAHLADGETGWSMGSFGAIGEFTRDTDEPAISAIDDTTASIVTPRGGVRLIAHDDQRLIASESLTRDSWSQRVALCLPQDRCAMNERRVLTEIGPDGDALRKTDRDGVLFDLGLGCLQVDVCVRITGADTVAALRRAVGTAVFVPDSAALPILMAANPHRVFLTRLGRLEVFQSIPPPTGRSPDGPHTHILPKLLAAGRTHAATEPLPGGWVPCAHFYPAHPQRDQLGRPHAFEPTSHDAFQALLTQFGVPDLVALKHKVLGKIAANAPASSEADLGGRHGRATLRIALRQLLAAGETAPALQEWLDAFDHRGTDDSVDPMEQLHRDSEQP
- the pdxR gene encoding MocR-like pyridoxine biosynthesis transcription factor PdxR, whose product is MAIEVVQLAGVKTGIRAPGLGARQIYETLRDQIADGVFGVDGPLPSSRSLALELGVSRTTVTVAYDQLLAEGFIEVRQGARPHVARGSLRRPASERAPRPRRTALLSDYGKRLRGVPPVMVADPRPLIADFRYGDLAPSDFPAAAWRRAINAAMAQRADRLGYDDPRGATRLRTALQGYLWRARGLRCDLDQIVIVNGSQQGLDLCARLLLDPADRFVVEEPGYAMARHIFASTGASPVPIKVDDDGLMVDALADVAARLVYVTPSHQFPLGSVMAVARRRQLLAWAGRTRAYIVEDDYDSEFRYDIAPVPPLHTLDAHGNVIYLGTVSKTLSPTLRIGYLVVPHELQASFAMAKQLSDRHSAVLEQAALASVIESGLYESHIRKMRRLHRERRETLLAALRLKFGDRVVIAGADAGLHVVVRFTDLPRRMTSDLIDAARHAGIGIHAVSELYATSARPDRVTLIMGYAALDRVRIERGIHILADVVQRLLAQR
- a CDS encoding YggS family pyridoxal phosphate-dependent enzyme, which codes for MTTGAQGLTADDIVRFGPDPESVFRTNLAAVESRIAHACARAGRERASVRLLPITKTVPAHVLRLAYHAGIHDFGENKIQEAIGKREILHDLPIAWSIVGHLQTNKVKYLTRFAREFHALDSMRLAELLNSRLEREDRTLDVYVQVNTSGEESKFGLHPDALPSFVDCLDQFPRLRPRGLMTLALFSDDMTRVRPCFALLRRLRDQVAKRNPALVELSMGMTGDFEAAIEEGADVVRVGQAIFGKRPTPDGHYWPDFPKA